Proteins encoded within one genomic window of Lemur catta isolate mLemCat1 chromosome 23, mLemCat1.pri, whole genome shotgun sequence:
- the LOC123626969 gene encoding alpha-1,6-mannosyl-glycoprotein 4-beta-N-acetylglucosaminyltransferase-like — translation MQQRSPLLQHAKYKVLAGAPPQQKKLLTVGISSVQHPRGSYLLDTLQSVFEASSEPEQKSIVVLVHLSDPDPEWLRQTAANISRLFAPHIDARKLLVIHGLLGGSPLPGNLSDANHASPCEALYSRQKVDYALLMNFASSLSDYFLLMEDHVRCSPKFVSSIYWALSAWEELPWVILEFSSLHISGKVFHTSDLSRLTSFFLLFLNTPAPLLLSEFHLLLAQNIPICFTPSVLHHVGTFSAVEESCFPVEKDKAFGEPDNPIATVVTDMETSLDMIPQYAYTLNQESYSVLDLLKGNHLTVILERPQKVTRIAVLTGLDNGKRYRLQQGQVELGYGPVAETKDCAHYTLLGPLVEGNLDQRVFSEEDSEQVSCI, via the exons ATGCAGCAAAGGTCCCCTTTACTCCAACATGCCAAGTACAAAGTCCTGGCTGGAGCCCCTCCCCAGCAAAAGA aaCTGCTCACGGTGGGGATTTCCTCAGTGCAGCATCCTCGTGGGAGCTACCTCTTGGACACCCTGCAGTCCGTGTTTGAAGCGTCCTCGGAACCTGAGCAGAAGTCTATCGTGGTGCTGGTCCACCTGTCAGATCCTGACCCTGAGTGGCTCCGCCAAACAGCTGCCAACATTTCCAGGCTCTTTGCACCACACATTGATGCCAGGAAGCTGCTGGTGATCCACGGCCTTCTCGGTGGCTCTCCTCTCCCAGGAAATCTCAGTGACGCTAATCACGCCTCACCCTGTGAAGCACTTTATTCCAGGCAGAAAGTAGACTATGCCCTCCTCATGAACTTCGCTAGCAGCCTCTCTGATTACTTTCTGTTGATGGAAGATCATGTACGCTGCAGCCCCAAATTTGTTTCCTCCATCTACTGGGCATTATCAGCCTGGGAGGAACTACCTTGGGTGATCCTGGAGTTCTCCAGCCTGCACATCTCAGGGAAAGTTTTCCACACTAGTGATCTCTCCCGCCTgacctctttcttcctcctcttccttaaCACTCCTGCTCCCTTGCTTCTCTCTGAATTCCATCTTCTCTTGGCCCAAAACATTCCAATTTGTTTCACTCCTTCTGTCTTGCACCATGTGGGCACTTTTTCTGCAGTTGAGGAGAGCTGCTTTCCTGTGGAGAAGGACAAAGCCTTTGGGGAACCAGATAACCCTATTGCTACTGTCGTCACAGACATGGAAACATCGTTGGATATGATTCCACAATATGCTTATACTCTGAACCAGGAGAGCTACTCTGTCTTGGATCTTTTAAAAGGCAATCACTTGACAGTGATTCTGGAGAGACCACAAAAAGTCACCCGGATAGCGGTGCTGACGGGCTTGGATAATGGAAAGAGATATCGCCTGCAGCAGGGACAGGTAGAACTGGGCTATGGTCCCGTGGCAGAGACCAAAGACTGTGCTCACTATACCCTGCTAGGGCCGCTGGTGGAAGGAAATCTGGACCAGAGGGTATTCTCTGAAGAAGATTCTGAGCAGGTGAGTTGTATCTGA